From one Sphingobacteriaceae bacterium genomic stretch:
- the xseA gene encoding exodeoxyribonuclease VII large subunit, whose amino-acid sequence MAPRQHLTVTQLTNYLKNLLAGDPVLQEVWVRGEISNFRRPSSGHMYFTLKDDGAALRCVMFRGANRSLAFQPEDGMEVLAAGYIGLYERDGVYQLYVEHMEPAGVGALYAAFEQLKRRLEAEGLFAQELKKPLPSLPRRVGIVTSPTGAAVQDIIKVARRRFPRIDLVLCPVAVQGEGAAQEIARGITLLDRHGDVDVIIVGRGGGSLEDLWAFNEEVVARAIHAARTPVVSAVGHETDFTIADFVADVRAPTPTAAAMLVVPDEGELGRVLANSVTRLQQALRNRWLNERRRLERLMAGPVFQRPTHLILTAWQEVDDLARQSLQGINTLLERRRARFQSLVGRLEALSPLAVLARGYSVTQREEDGKIIRRYDQVAVGDAVTVTLAHGSLTCTVTGRREAGGKEGQP is encoded by the coding sequence ATGGCTCCACGGCAGCACCTGACCGTCACCCAGCTGACCAACTACCTGAAAAATCTCCTGGCGGGCGACCCCGTGCTCCAGGAAGTATGGGTCCGGGGCGAGATCTCCAACTTCCGCCGGCCCTCCTCGGGCCACATGTACTTCACCTTGAAGGACGACGGGGCGGCCCTGCGCTGCGTCATGTTCCGGGGCGCCAACCGTTCCCTGGCCTTCCAGCCTGAGGACGGCATGGAGGTGCTGGCCGCCGGCTACATCGGCCTGTACGAGCGGGACGGCGTCTACCAGCTTTACGTGGAGCACATGGAGCCCGCTGGGGTGGGGGCCCTGTACGCCGCCTTCGAGCAGTTGAAGCGGCGCCTGGAGGCCGAGGGGCTCTTCGCCCAGGAGTTGAAAAAGCCCCTGCCGTCCCTGCCCCGCCGGGTGGGCATCGTCACATCCCCCACCGGCGCCGCCGTCCAGGACATAATTAAAGTGGCCCGGCGCCGCTTTCCCCGCATCGATCTGGTCCTCTGCCCGGTGGCGGTGCAGGGGGAGGGGGCGGCCCAGGAGATCGCCCGGGGCATCACCCTCCTGGACCGGCACGGCGATGTGGACGTCATCATCGTGGGCCGGGGCGGCGGCTCCCTGGAGGACTTGTGGGCCTTCAACGAAGAAGTGGTGGCCCGGGCCATCCACGCCGCCCGGACGCCGGTGGTGTCGGCGGTGGGCCATGAAACCGACTTCACCATCGCCGATTTCGTCGCCGACGTCAGGGCCCCCACACCCACGGCGGCGGCCATGCTGGTGGTGCCCGACGAAGGGGAATTGGGGCGGGTTTTGGCGAATTCCGTCACCCGGCTGCAGCAGGCCCTGCGCAACCGGTGGCTCAACGAGCGCCGCCGCCTGGAGCGGCTTATGGCGGGTCCCGTGTTCCAGCGTCCCACCCACCTCATCCTGACGGCCTGGCAAGAGGTGGACGACCTGGCCCGCCAAAGCCTGCAGGGCATAAACACCTTGCTGGAGCGCCGCCGGGCCCGGTTCCAGTCCTTGGTGGGGCGGCTGGAGGCCTTGAGCCCCTTGGCGGTTCTGGCCCGGGGATACAGCGTGACCCAGCGTGAAGAGGACGGCAAGATCATCCGGCGCTATGACCAGGTGGCCGTCGGTGACGCCGTAACCGTCACCTTGGCCCACGGCAGCCTCACCTGCACGGTGACCGGCCGCCGGGAGGCCGGAGGAAAGGAAGGTCAGCCATGA
- the folD gene encoding bifunctional methylenetetrahydrofolate dehydrogenase/methenyltetrahydrofolate cyclohydrolase FolD — protein sequence MSALLLNGRETAARVRQEIKQQVEAFSAQTGTTPGLAIILIGDDPASQVYVNTKIKACQEAGIDGRLHHFPADAAHEEVAARIQALNDDPRVHGVIVQWPVPAQIDYDALIDALDPRKDVDGFHPHNVGLAVAGRRAHVPATPTGIMQLLAAYDIQVAGRHAVVIGRSRIVGKPMAALLVNNHATVTICHSRTENLADHTRRADLLVVAAGRLHLVDGPMVKPGAVVVDVGMNRTPDGKLAGDVDFASASAVAGAITPVPGGVGPMTVAMLLQNTLDAARWLHGST from the coding sequence GTGTCGGCTCTCCTTCTCAACGGCCGGGAAACCGCCGCCCGGGTGCGGCAGGAGATCAAACAACAGGTTGAGGCCTTTTCCGCCCAAACCGGCACGACGCCGGGGCTGGCCATCATCCTCATCGGCGACGACCCGGCCTCCCAGGTTTACGTGAACACCAAGATCAAGGCCTGTCAGGAGGCGGGCATCGACGGCCGCCTGCACCATTTCCCCGCCGATGCGGCCCATGAGGAAGTGGCGGCCCGCATCCAGGCCCTCAACGACGACCCCCGGGTCCACGGGGTCATCGTCCAATGGCCCGTTCCCGCCCAGATCGACTACGACGCTTTGATCGACGCCCTGGACCCCCGCAAGGACGTGGACGGCTTCCACCCCCACAACGTGGGGCTGGCGGTGGCCGGCCGCCGGGCCCACGTGCCGGCCACGCCGACCGGCATCATGCAGCTCCTGGCGGCCTACGACATCCAGGTGGCCGGCCGCCACGCAGTGGTCATCGGCCGCAGCCGCATCGTGGGCAAACCCATGGCTGCCCTGCTGGTGAACAACCACGCCACCGTCACCATCTGCCACTCCCGGACGGAAAACCTGGCGGACCACACCCGCCGGGCCGACCTGCTGGTGGTGGCGGCGGGACGGCTCCACCTGGTGGATGGCCCCATGGTGAAGCCCGGGGCCGTGGTGGTCGATGTGGGCATGAACCGCACCCCCGACGGGAAGCTGGCCGGCGACGTGGACTTCGCCTCGGCATCGGCGGTTGCGGGGGCCATCACCCCCGTGCCCGGCGGCGTGGGGCCCATGACGGTGGCCATGCTCCTGCAGAACACCTTGGATGCAGCCCGATGGCTCCACGGCAGCACCTGA
- the nusB gene encoding transcription antitermination factor NusB: protein MSRRQERIIALLALYQWDITGGDLTAILERALAEAGVGRADGFSAELVAGIARHKQELDDHVTRLAVDWRVERMAVIDRNILRLAAYEIIHRHDVPVSVAINEAVELAKTFSTPEAARFINGILGQLAREQRDPAPRV, encoded by the coding sequence GTGAGCCGCCGCCAGGAGCGCATCATCGCCCTGCTGGCCTTGTACCAGTGGGACATCACCGGGGGCGACCTGACAGCCATCCTGGAGCGGGCCCTGGCCGAGGCCGGCGTGGGCCGGGCCGACGGCTTCAGCGCCGAACTGGTGGCGGGCATCGCCCGGCACAAGCAGGAACTGGACGACCACGTCACCCGCCTGGCGGTGGACTGGCGGGTGGAGCGCATGGCCGTCATCGACCGGAACATCCTGCGGCTGGCCGCCTATGAGATCATCCACCGCCACGACGTTCCCGTCAGCGTGGCCATCAACGAAGCAGTGGAATTGGCAAAGACATTCAGTACGCCGGAGGCCGCTCGGTTCATCAACGGCATTTTGGGCCAGCTGGCCCGTGAACAGCGGGATCCGGCACCGAGGGTGTGA
- a CDS encoding DUF2273 domain-containing protein produces the protein MPTLPWDELWERHKGKIIGSLLGLLLGLLIRWIGLFWALFVAACVVIGYLVGRQVDEGFDDVETFVERVRMRGRQP, from the coding sequence TTGCCTACCTTGCCTTGGGACGAGCTTTGGGAGCGCCATAAAGGCAAAATAATCGGCAGTCTCTTGGGCCTGCTGCTGGGCCTGCTCATCCGCTGGATCGGTTTGTTCTGGGCTTTGTTCGTGGCCGCCTGCGTGGTCATCGGCTACCTGGTGGGGCGGCAGGTGGATGAAGGGTTCGACGACGTGGAGACCTTCGTGGAGCGCGTCCGCATGCGAGGCCGCCAGCCGTGA
- the amaP gene encoding alkaline shock response membrane anchor protein AmaP codes for MGIIDQIILALYTISLAVISFLVFLVMALRWRVPLDYLQTLLTRDPARWVAALVAAVFFVSSVRLLIFAFRRRAAGAALVHDSALGEVQISLKAVENLVARAGRQVEGVRELNARVESGKDGIQVHLRGSVYPEVNIPELSDRLQNLVKRHVRSVVGVEVENVRFHVKDIGDDRRRRVD; via the coding sequence GTGGGCATCATCGACCAGATCATATTGGCCTTGTACACCATCAGCTTGGCCGTCATCTCCTTCCTGGTCTTCCTGGTCATGGCCCTGCGCTGGCGGGTCCCCTTGGATTACCTCCAGACCCTCTTGACCCGGGATCCGGCCCGCTGGGTGGCGGCGCTGGTGGCCGCCGTGTTCTTCGTCTCCAGCGTCCGCCTGCTGATCTTCGCCTTTCGCCGCCGGGCCGCGGGGGCTGCCCTGGTCCACGATTCGGCCCTGGGCGAGGTGCAAATCTCCCTGAAAGCCGTTGAAAACCTGGTGGCGCGGGCAGGCCGCCAGGTGGAAGGCGTGCGGGAGTTGAACGCCCGGGTGGAGTCGGGCAAGGACGGGATCCAGGTCCACCTGCGCGGTTCCGTCTACCCCGAAGTCAACATTCCCGAACTGTCCGACCGCCTGCAAAATTTGGTGAAGCGCCACGTGCGCAGCGTGGTGGGCGTCGAAGTGGAGAACGTCCGCTTCCACGTCAAGGATATCGGCGACGACCGCCGCCGCCGCGTGGACTGA